The Gillisia sp. Hel_I_86 genome has a segment encoding these proteins:
- a CDS encoding PIN domain-containing protein → MTKIIVDSNIIFSTLLNINSRIGQILINGKKNYDFYAPKYVRTEILEHQEKIKKIAKLNNDDFFEVYELILRNIIILNHSILPIENFNKATELCKDIDVDDTLFVAFSEYLKADLWTGDKKLLSGLTKKGYRKTITTEKLYQDFRKKNKL, encoded by the coding sequence ATGACTAAAATAATCGTTGACTCTAATATAATTTTTAGCACATTATTGAATATTAATAGCCGAATCGGGCAAATATTGATTAATGGAAAAAAGAATTATGATTTTTATGCACCAAAGTATGTGCGGACTGAAATCCTTGAACATCAGGAGAAAATAAAGAAAATAGCAAAGCTAAATAACGATGACTTTTTCGAGGTTTACGAATTGATATTAAGAAATATTATAATTCTTAATCATTCAATCTTACCAATTGAAAATTTCAATAAAGCGACTGAACTTTGTAAAGATATTGATGTTGATGACACCTTATTTGTAGCTTTCTCTGAATACTTAAAAGCTGATTTATGGACTGGCGATAAAAAATTATTATCAGGACTTACTAAAAAGGGTTATAGAAAAACAATTACTACCGAAAAATTATATCAAGATTTTCGCAAAAAGAACAAACTTTAG
- a CDS encoding type II toxin-antitoxin system RelE/ParE family toxin produces MSRTVVTSDIAKEKLEDLFEYLIKKWSYKVKSEFVQKLDRNIEIIKEQPEIFPESTKEKGLRRCVITKQTTLFYSFNEEKINIVTIFDTRKDPEKLKRDL; encoded by the coding sequence ATGAGTAGAACTGTAGTTACATCAGATATTGCGAAAGAAAAACTAGAAGACCTATTTGAATATTTGATTAAAAAATGGTCTTACAAAGTAAAATCTGAGTTCGTTCAAAAATTAGATAGAAATATTGAAATCATAAAAGAGCAACCAGAAATATTCCCGGAATCCACAAAAGAAAAGGGGTTAAGAAGATGTGTAATAACAAAACAGACAACTCTATTTTATAGTTTCAACGAAGAAAAAATAAATATTGTTACAATATTTGACACCAGAAAAGATCCCGAAAAATTAAAGAGAGATTTGTAA